Proteins from one Rosa chinensis cultivar Old Blush chromosome 7, RchiOBHm-V2, whole genome shotgun sequence genomic window:
- the LOC112179055 gene encoding pentatricopeptide repeat-containing protein At1g10270: MSLYRLLLRSLRRPTTTPQPITQSQSLTSLTLQNPISNPHSLTTTRSFAYSTAEEAAAERRRRKRRLRIEPPLDALRRGSGPPPPRDPNAPRLPDSTSALVGPRLNLHNRVQSLIRAGDLDAASAVARHSVFSNTRPTVFTCNAIIAAMYRGKRYNDAIALFHFFFNQSNIVPNIVSYNNLINTHCDEGRVDVGLEIYRHIIATAPFSPSPVTYRHLTKGLIDAGRIGDAVDLLREMLNKGHGADSLVFNNLIKGFLDLENLDKANELFDELKERCLVYDGVVNATFMDWFFNKGKEKEAMDSYRYLLDRQFRMIPATCNVLLEVLLKHGKKKEAWALFEQMLDNHTPPNFQAVNSETFNIMVNECFKLGKFGEAFDTFKKVGTNVKSKPFSMDVAGYNNIIARYCEVGMLSEADQLFTELSSKSLTPDVTTHKTLIDAYLNVERIDDALKIFNRMVDVGLRVVASFGNRVFTELIKNGKALDCAKILKKMGEKDPKPDASCYDVVIMGLCNEGELDPSLDLLTEMVRYGIGVPPALKQFVHEVFEKAGRGGQIERTLTETRYTPPPRMAQPRQFPPIRSPQMAGPQESQSGTSQMAGLDHPSSASSQMAGPYQPSSGPAQGSGSHQSPSQSGIPQMMEHVTAA, translated from the coding sequence ATGTCACTCTACCGTCTGCTCCTCCGCTCTCTCCGCCGCCCAACCACCACCCCACAACCCATAACCCAATCCCAATCCCTAACCTCCCTCACCCTCCAAAACCCCATCTCCAATCCTCACTCTCTCACCACCACCCGCTCCTTCGCCTATTCCACCGCCGAAGAAGCCGCCGCCGAGCGCCGCCGCCGAAAGCGCCGCCTCCGCATAGAGCCCCCGCTCGACGCGCTCCGTCGCGGCTCCGGCCCGCCGCCTCCGCGCGACCCCAACGCGCCCCGTCTCCCCGACTCGACCTCCGCCCTCGTCGGCCCTCGCCTCAACCTCCACAACCGCGTTCAGTCCCTCATACGCGCCGGCGACCTCGACGCCGCCTCTGCCGTGGCGCGCCACTCCGTCTTCTCCAACACGCGCCCCACCGTCTTCACCTGCAATGCCATCATCGCCGCCATGTACCGCGGCAAGAGGTACAATGACGCTATTGCCCTCTTCCACTTCTTTTTCAACCAATCCAACATTGTTCCCAACATTGTTTCTTACAATAATTTGATTAACACTCACTGTGATGAGGGCCGTGTCGATGTGGGTCTTGAGATTTACCGGCATATCATTGCCACTGCCCCTTTTAGTCCCTCGCCGGTGACGTACCGGCATTTGACTAAAGGGTTGATTGATGCCGGTAGGATAGGTGACGCAGTGGACTTGTTGAGGGAGATGTTGAATAAGGGGCATGGTGCTGATTCTTTGGTTTTCAATAACTTGATTAAAGGGTTCTTGGATTTGGAGAATTTGGACAAGGCCAATGAACTTTTCGACGAGCTTAAGGAGAGGTGTTTGGTGTATGATGGGGTTGTCAATGCCACCTTTATGGATTGGTTCTTCAATAAGGGGAAAGAGAAGGAGGCCATGGATTCATACAGGTACTTGCTTGATAGGCAGTTTAGGATGATCCCAGCTACCTGCAATGTTCTCTTGGAAGTGTTGCTTAAGCATGGCAAGAAGAAGGAGGCATGGGCTTTGTTTGAACAAATGCTGGATAATCACACACCGCCCAATTTCCAGGCAGTTAATTCCGAGACTTTTAATATAATGGTCAATGAGTGTTTTAAGCTTGGCAAGTTTGGTGAGGCGTttgacaccttcaagaaggtggGAACAAATGTGAAGTCAAAGCCTTTTTCCATGGACGTGGCGGGGTATAATAATATCATTGCTAGGTATTGTGAAGTTGGGATGTTATCGGAGGCTGATCAACTATTTACAGAATTGTCTTCAAAGTCGCTGACCCCAGACGTAACAACACATAAGACTCTGATTGATGCATATTTGAATGTAGAGAGGATAGATGATGCTCTTAAGATATTTAACAGAATGGTGGATGTTGGGTTGCGAGTGGTTGCTAGTTTTGGTAACAGGGTGTTTACTGAGTTGATTAAGAATGGGAAAGCACTGGACTGTgcaaaaattttgaagaaaatggGAGAGAAAGATCCTAAACCAGATGCCAGTTGCTATGATGTTGTGATCATGGGGCTTTGCAATGAAGGTGAACTTGACCCAAGCCTTGATTTACTGACAGAAATGGTGAGATATGGCATTGGTGTTCCTCCTGCACTGAAGCAATTCGTACATGAGGTTTTTGAAAAAGCTGGGCGTGGCGGACAGATTGAGAGAACATTAACTGAGACTAGGTACACACCACCTCCTAGAATGGCACAACCACGGCAATTCCCACCCATAAGATCACCTCAAATGGCAGGACCACAGGAATCACAATCAGGAACCTCTCAGATGGCAGGACTGGATCACCCATCATCAGCTTCCTCCCAGATGGCTGGACCATATCAGCCATCATCTGGACCTGCTCAAGGGTCTGGATCACACCAATCCCCATCACAATCAGGGATCCCTCAAATGATGGAACATGTAACAGCTGCTTGA
- the LOC121050861 gene encoding uncharacterized protein LOC121050861: MQRKRVKNGGDVCSDLEALRMEDLDSCIQPTPSIKAPMSYASTLKNPVDRYRHTMMEDFEMTDDDCTYTQGKHGPNVSFSEKVHNKLDYEWRCAIVVKLMGKPNSTNTFEFMLKGLRRKWELKGGWQLIDLPNDFFIVKFNLEDDMNHALCGGPWILAGQTLVVRKWRPDFDPMNESIGKMALWVRIFGLPVKYFKDYAVAKIGKILGEVVKVDQLTLGQARGKFARVCIEVDLNKPLRPYVEVESAAYHVVYEGISLICFECGCFGHSKEKCPSLVIDTSDAHPQHIPIVSENDEGNNSMGDDVTIAQQAMDTNLEGRNFSPDSGIIKEDMGPWMLMSYRNKKKVGDTGGARKFAGAGSRFAVLQEEDENVNLASQ; this comes from the coding sequence ATGCAAAGGAAACGAGTGAAAAATGGTGGAGATGTTTGCTCCGACCTCGAAGCCTTACGAATGGAGGATCTGGACTCCTGTATTCAGCCTACACCTTCAATTAAAGCTCCGATGAGCTATGCGAGCACCCTCAAAAACCCAGTTGATCGCTACAGACACACAATGATGGAGGACTTTGAGATGACTGATGATGACTGCACTTACACTCAAGGTAAACATGGTCCAAACGTTTCTTTCTCTGAAAAAGTGCATAATAAATTGGATTATGAATGGCGATGTGCTATTGTTGTTAAGCTTATGGGTAAACCAAATTCCACCAACACCTTTGAATTCATGCTGAAAGGTCTGAGACGCAAGTGGGAATTGAAAGGGGGCTGGCAACTTATTGATCTTCCCAATGACTTTTTCATTGTCAAATTCAATCTGGAAGATGACATGAATCATGCTCTTTGTGGAGGACCATGGATTCTGGCTGGGCAAACATTAGTTGTTAGAAAATGGAGACCAGACTTTGATCCTATGAATGAATCTATTGGAAAAATGGCATTATGGGTCAGAATTTTCGGTCTACCTGTTAAATACTTTAAGGATTACGCAGTTGCTAAAATTGGCAAGATCCTTGGGGAAGTTGTCAAAGTTGATCAATTAACTCTTGGACAAGCTAGAGGAAAATTTGCTCGTGTTTGCATTGAAGTTGATTTGAACAAGCCCCTGCGTCCTTATGTTGAAGTGGAATCTGCTGCCTATCATGTGGTGTATGAGGGAATTTCCCTTATTTGCTTTGAATGTGGTTGTTTTGGCCATTCTAAAGAGAAATGTCCTTCTCTTGTCATTGACACCAGCGATGCTCATCCACAACATATTCCTATAGTTTCTGAAAATGATGAAGGTAATAATTCAATGGGAGATGATGTAACTATTGCTCAACAGGCAATGGATACCAATCTTGAGGGAAGGAATTTTTCTCCGGATTCTGGTATCATAAAGGAGGATATGGGACCATGGATGTTAATGAGTTACAGGAACAAGAAGAAGGTTGGAGACACTGGAGGGGCAAGGAAATTTGCTGGGGCTGGTTCTAGATTTGCTGTTTTGCAAGAAGAGGATGAGAATGTCAATCTTGCTTCTCAATAG